A window of the Brassica oleracea var. oleracea cultivar TO1000 chromosome C1, BOL, whole genome shotgun sequence genome harbors these coding sequences:
- the LOC106304708 gene encoding ankyrin repeat domain-containing protein 2, whose translation MASNPEKNPPPPSDEKTETKSPKPESAGASGSSTSSANPAMNFNAFDFSNMASILNDPSIRELAEQIAKDPAFNKLAEQLQSSIPNAAEGGGAGGFPNIDPQQYVSTMQQVMHNPEFQTMAERLGNALVKDPQMSPFLDAFSNPETAEHFTERMARMKEDPELKPILDEIDAGGPSAMMKYWNDKDVLKKLGEAMGMPVAGLPDQAASAEPEVAEEGEEEEESIVHQTASLGDVEGLKTALEAGGNKDEEDSEGRTALHFACGYGELKCAQVLIDAGASVNAVDKNKNTPLHYAAGYGRKECVSLLLENGAAVTLQNLDEKTPIDVAKLNNQLEVVKLLEKDAFL comes from the exons ATGGCTTCAAATCCAGAGAAAAATCCGCCGCCACCTTCGG ATGAGAAAACCGAAACGAAGAGTCCTAAACCGGAATCAGCAGGAGCCTCTGGGAGCTCAACTTCATCAGCTAACCCCGCTATGAATTTCAATGCTTTTGATTTCTCTAACATGGCTAGTATCCTCAAC GATCCAAGCATCAGAGAATTGGCTGAGCAGATTGCTAAAGATCCCGCCTTTAACAAATTGGCGGAGCAGCTTCAGAGCTCCATCCCAAACGCAGCTGAGGGAGGAGGCGCAGGAGGCTTCCCTAACATTGATCCACAGCAGTATGTCAGCACGATGCAACAGGTTATGCATAACCCCGAGTTTCAGACTATGGCTGAGCGACTTGGTAACGCCTTAGTGAAG GATCCACAAATGTCTCCCTTTTTGGATGCTTTCTCGAACCCTGAAACAGCGGAGCACTTTACTGAGCGTATGGCGCGGATGAAAGAGGATCCGGAGTTGAAGCCTATACTCGATGAGATTGATGCTGGTGGTCCTTCTGCCATGATGAA GTACTGGAATGATAAAGATGTGCTGAAAAAGCTTGGTGAAGCAATGGGTATGCCTGTTGCCGGCTTGCCAGACCAGGCTGCTTCTGCTGAACCCGAGGTAGCTGAAGAAGGTGAAGAAGAGGAAGAGTCTATTGTTCATCAAACTGCCAGTCTTGGAGATGTTGAG GGTTTGAAAACTGCTTTGGAAGCTGGTGGTAACAAAGATGAAGAAGACTCTGAAGGAAGGACGGCACTGCATTTTGCTTGTGGATACGGCGAG TTGAAATGTGCTCAAGTTCTTATCGATGCTGGAGCAAGTGTTAACGCGGTTGACAAGAACAAGAACACACCTCTGCACTACGCTGCTGGTTACGGGAGGAAAGAGTGTGTTAGCCTTCTTCTAGAGAATGGTGCAGCAGT GACTCTGCAAAACCTAGACGAGAAGACACCCATCGATGTGGCCAAGCTCAACAACCAGCTCGAGGTGGTGAAGCTGCTCGAGAAGGATGCTTTCCTTTGA